In Pseudomonas sp. P5_109, the genomic window AAGCCATGCCCAACGCCCAGCTGTAGAGAACGATCAGTCGCGGCGTACTGATCAGCAAACTGTCAGGCAAGTCCATTTTCCAGCGCAGCAGCATGCCGACATTCTGCTCGGCCAGCAGTTGCTCCTCGGAGAGGTTCTGCACCAGGTTCGCCGCGACGTCCAGGTGACCGGCACGCAAGGCCTGCTCCACGGCCTCATCGAGCAGTCCCTGGGCATTGAACCAGCGGCAGGCGCGCAGGTGCAGGCTGGCGGCCGGGACCATCGACTGGGAAGTCGGACGCGTGCGCAACAGATCGGAAAACAGGTGGTGGTAACGATACCAATGGCCATGTTCGTCCAGCGGCACCAGGAACACCTGGTGGGCGAGCAGGAAGCGCAGGATCTCCCCGCTGTCGTGGGCGTCGCGAACGGCATCGCACAGTTCGCTGCAAAAACGTTCCTGGGGTGCCGTGTCATAGAGGAACGACTGGACCTCGGCGGGCAAGCAATCGATAACCTCTTCGAGCAGGTAATCGCGGATCAGCCCTTCCCCACCGTGCAACGATTGCGGCAGCGCGCCATCGGTACCCGCCTCCGAAGCGGCCAGCAGCCAGAAGCGTAACCCCGCGACCCAACCTTCGCTGCGCTGGATCAGGTTTTCCAGTGCCTCACCGCGCAAGGAACTGCTGTGCCGGTCGAGCAGGCTCAAGGCCTCGTCGTGGGTCAGGCGCAGATCCTGTTCATGCAACTCAAGCAGTTGCCGCGACAGCCGCAGCCGCGCCAGATGCCAGTCGGGACGTTGGCGGCTGGTGACCATCACCAGCAAGCCATCGGGAAGATGATTGAGGAAAAATTGCAGGCAACGGTCCAGCACCGGCCCCTGGGCCAGATGGTAATCATCCAGCACCAGCAGTAATGGCGTCGCAGTGGACAGGTGCACGGCCAGCTCGTCGAGCAGGCCGTCCAGCCATTCTTCGAACGCGAATGGCTGATGGCGCTGGCGCATTTTCAACAGCCCGAGGGATTGCCTGCCCAGGTGCGGGAAATAGTCCTGAAGGCCTTCGAGCAGGCGCTCGAGAAAGCGTCCCGGGTCACTGTCGCGCGGGCTCAACCCCAGCCAGAGACTTTGCCAGTGTGCCGGCAAGCCCTGACAAAACTCCACCGCCAGCGAACTCTTGCCGAACCCTGCCGGTGCGCTGACCAGCAACAACCTGCCTGCGAGCCCGGCACTCAGGCGCTCGCACAAACGTGGACGCAGCACATGGCCGTCGGGCAACGGCGGGCGGAAAAAGCGCCCGTCGAGTGTCGCGACAGCAACCTGTGCAGAACCTGAGGGTGTAGACAGATCAGTCATAGCCGGCTCTTGTTTGAATTGCGGGTGGCGGCGTTGCAGATGTCCGCAGACTAGCCGTAAACGGATAGGGAATGAAGGTAATTGCTACAAATGGCTACAAAAAGTCTACAAGCAAAAAAAACGCCCCGAACCAGTCGGGGCGTTTTCAGAGGGTGCGGTCTCTACTCAGTTCACCTTAGCGAACGCCATCCTGACGCAGGGCGGCCGGAGTGAAGTCGCTGGTGGTGGCAGTGAAGCCGAAGTCATAGGCCGACTTCTCTTCGTTTTTCATGCCCAGCGCCAGGTAGCGACCTGACTGCAGGTCGTACAGGGCTTCGAGGGCATACCACGGCACTTGCTTGTCGTAGTAGTTCTCGGCATGTGCCTCGCCTACACGCCACAGTTGGCCACGACCGTCGTAATGGTCGATGACTGCGGCCTGCCAGGTATCTTCGTCGATGTAGAAGTCACGCTTGGCGTAGATGTGGCGCTGACCTTCTTTCAACGTGGCAACCACATGCCACACCCGGCGCAACTCGTAACGCGCCAGATCCTGGTTGATGTGGCCGGCCTTGATGATGTCGGCGTACTTGAGGTTCGGGTCGTCGAGCTTGTAGCTGTCGGAAGCGATGTACAGCTCCTTCTTGCCTTCGAGCTTCCAGTCATAACGATCCGGTGCACCGTTGAACATGTCGAGGTTGTCGGAGGTACGCAGGCCGTCGGCCGCGGTACCCGGACCGTCATAGGACACTTGTGGCGCGCGACGGACACGGCGCTGACCGGCGTTGTAGACCCACGCCGAACGTGGTTCCTTGACCTGGTCGAGCGTCTCGTGAACCAGCAGTACACCACCGGCCAGACGTGCCGGGGCGGTCACTTTCTGTTTGAAGTAGAACAGGATGTTGCCCGGGTTTTTCGGGTCGTAGTCCTTCATCTTGTCGCGGAAGACGAACTGGTCCTGGAAATACACCAGGCTGAACGAGCCATTCGGCTGCGGCGTGGCCTGGGTCACCAGGCGGGTCACGCTGCCCCCGCGATAGCGGGTGATGTGGTTCCAGATGACTTCCACACCGCTTTTCGGAATCGGGAACGGCACGGCGCTCTCGAAGTTTTCCAGGCCGTTGCCGCCGGACACCAGGTTGGTGTTGGTGGCGTTGCGCTTGATGGCAGCGAACACGTCATCCGGCACGGTAGCACCGCGATGAGACGGATAGACCGGCATCTTGAAGGTTTCCGGGTAGCGCTTGAACATCGCGTACTGGCCCGGGGCGAGCTTTTCCTTGTACTGGTCGACGTTCTGCGCCGTGATGGTGAACAGCGGTTTTTCGCTGGCGAACGGGTTGGACAGGAAACCTTTGCTGTCGACCGTACCGGCGTTCTTCGCCATCGGCTTCCAGGCCGGGATCGAACCGTCGGCGTTACCCGCCATTTCAGCGCCCATCGGGGTCAGGCTCTTGCCCAGTTTGTCGGCCTCGGCTTGGGGGACCGCTGCGATGACGCTGGTCGCCAGCAGCGAAAGACCCAGAACACCGGCGTGGAACAGACTCTTTGTTATTTTCATTTATGCGTTCGTCCTGAAAATACTGTGCTTAGAAGTTCACGCCGAGGCTGAGCGCAACGAAGTCGCGGTCATCCACGGTGGTGTACTTGCCGTCGAAGAAGTTGGTGTAGGCCAGGCTCGCGGTGTAGGTGTTCTGGTACTCGGCATCGACACCCAGGCTCACCGCTTTACGGCCTTCCTCGAAGTTGCCGCCAGGACCAGGGGAGTAACCGCTCACGTCATGGGACCAGGCAACGTTCGGCTTGAGGTTCACACCGGCAAACACGTCGTTGTATTCCCAGATGGCGCGGCCGCGGTAGCCCCACGAAGTCGCGGTGGTGAAGCCTTCGTCGGTGCAGTTGCGGCTGAGGTTGTTCCTCGGCGTGCCCGGGCCGGCACCGTTGATGGTGCTGTTGTTGAGTGCAACGCAGGTATTCTGCCCACCGGTCGCCGGCAACTCGCCAGGGCCGTAGACCGGGTCACGGCCGTAACGGACATCGGAAGAGCTTTCCAGCCCGCCGACATGGGTCACGCCCACTTCACCTACCAGGGTCAGACGGCTGGCGCCCATGACCTGATCGAAGAAGTGCGTCAGGGTAGTCTGGAACTGGGTGATTTCCTTGCGGTTATACCCGTGCAGGTCCTGGCCAGGCACGCCGTTGAGCAGCGAGGCGTTGCTCAGGGAGCCGCCCAATGGACGAACACCGGCGAACAGGATGTCGGTGGAGTTGAGCTGCACCGGAGCGTTCGGTCGGTAGCTGATCTCACCACTCCACGCCGTACCGGTAGGCAGGGTGGTGGAGAAGCTCAAGCCATACAGACGGATGTCTTCCGGGTACTCGATGAAGTATTGCGAGTTACCCGCCACCAGCAGTGGGCCAAGTGCCGCGAACGGGCCGGGCAGCGCGCGTGCGGTGTTGTAGACCGATTGCGGCGCGCCGGTGGCGCTGAAGATCGGCGCACGGCTGTGGTAGTTCATGAAGTAGGCGCCGAACTCGGTGTCCAGCGGATCAAACATGTACTTGAAAGACGCACCCCACTGACCGCTGTCGCGGGCATCGCGATCCGGGCCGCGACGCACCAGAACACCTTCTTCGTTGACGTCAACGCCGTTGGCGGCAAGAGGCCCCAGGGCAATGGCCGGAATTTGCGAGCGTTTGTTCAGCACGCGCAGATTGTTGTCGCAGCCGTCGGCAACGATGTCCGGCTGGGAGAAGAACGTGCCGCAGTTGTCGACGACAGTCTGGTCCCATTCAATTTGATAGAACGCTTCGGCCGAGAGGTTTTCAGTCAGGCTCTGGGACACATAGAACATGTTGACCGGGATCAGGCCTTCCTTGATCTCGGCACCCGGGCGACGGAATGCGGACACGTCGATCGGGTTGATCGAGTTGATGCCGCCACCGATGAAGGTACTTTCACCCCAGCTCACGACCTGCTTGCCCAGACGCACGGAGCCTGGTTGATCGGCAATGGAGTAGTTGTGGTAGACGAAGGCGTCGAGGATCTGGCCGCCGGCGGACTTGGCGCCTTCCTTGCGGCCCTCGTCGCTGATGTCCTTGAACGGACGGCTTTCGTCCTTCAGTTCAAAGTCGTACCAGTATTTGCCACGGACGAAAACACCGGTATCGCCGTATTTCAGTTCAAGGTCATGGATGCCCTTGAAGATCTTCGAGAAGGTTTCCCCGCTCTTGAAGTTCAGGTGACCGTCATCAGAAGTCTGGGACAGACCCTTGCCGCCGTTGTTGACACCAATGAGGTTCTTGTTCGGCTGCTCGGTAGACCAACTGGCACCAATCGAGAGGGATGAGTCGAACTGACCTTCGATTTCACCGACGTTGAAACTGACGCCGAATGCTGGCCCGGCGAGCGTAGAGGCAAGACTGACAGCCAGGGGCAGTTTCGCCCGGCGCCAGAACTGGTTTACTGATGTCATCGACGCTACTCCATGTGCATTTTATTGTTATGGCATGAGCACTTCTAAAAACGCTGTGGATA contains:
- a CDS encoding DUF1329 domain-containing protein; translation: MKITKSLFHAGVLGLSLLATSVIAAVPQAEADKLGKSLTPMGAEMAGNADGSIPAWKPMAKNAGTVDSKGFLSNPFASEKPLFTITAQNVDQYKEKLAPGQYAMFKRYPETFKMPVYPSHRGATVPDDVFAAIKRNATNTNLVSGGNGLENFESAVPFPIPKSGVEVIWNHITRYRGGSVTRLVTQATPQPNGSFSLVYFQDQFVFRDKMKDYDPKNPGNILFYFKQKVTAPARLAGGVLLVHETLDQVKEPRSAWVYNAGQRRVRRAPQVSYDGPGTAADGLRTSDNLDMFNGAPDRYDWKLEGKKELYIASDSYKLDDPNLKYADIIKAGHINQDLARYELRRVWHVVATLKEGQRHIYAKRDFYIDEDTWQAAVIDHYDGRGQLWRVGEAHAENYYDKQVPWYALEALYDLQSGRYLALGMKNEEKSAYDFGFTATTSDFTPAALRQDGVR
- a CDS encoding DUF1302 domain-containing protein; translated protein: MTSVNQFWRRAKLPLAVSLASTLAGPAFGVSFNVGEIEGQFDSSLSIGASWSTEQPNKNLIGVNNGGKGLSQTSDDGHLNFKSGETFSKIFKGIHDLELKYGDTGVFVRGKYWYDFELKDESRPFKDISDEGRKEGAKSAGGQILDAFVYHNYSIADQPGSVRLGKQVVSWGESTFIGGGINSINPIDVSAFRRPGAEIKEGLIPVNMFYVSQSLTENLSAEAFYQIEWDQTVVDNCGTFFSQPDIVADGCDNNLRVLNKRSQIPAIALGPLAANGVDVNEEGVLVRRGPDRDARDSGQWGASFKYMFDPLDTEFGAYFMNYHSRAPIFSATGAPQSVYNTARALPGPFAALGPLLVAGNSQYFIEYPEDIRLYGLSFSTTLPTGTAWSGEISYRPNAPVQLNSTDILFAGVRPLGGSLSNASLLNGVPGQDLHGYNRKEITQFQTTLTHFFDQVMGASRLTLVGEVGVTHVGGLESSSDVRYGRDPVYGPGELPATGGQNTCVALNNSTINGAGPGTPRNNLSRNCTDEGFTTATSWGYRGRAIWEYNDVFAGVNLKPNVAWSHDVSGYSPGPGGNFEEGRKAVSLGVDAEYQNTYTASLAYTNFFDGKYTTVDDRDFVALSLGVNF